A region of the Cucurbita pepo subsp. pepo cultivar mu-cu-16 chromosome LG14, ASM280686v2, whole genome shotgun sequence genome:
ctcaagctcacagctagcagatattgttctctttaggctttccctcaaggttttaaaatgtaggcagaggtttccacacccttagaaagaatgttacgttcccctctccaaccgatgtggggaTCTCACGGTTAACCTCTTTCACGGGTCTTATGTACCTCCAGTTTGGAGGTACAAGGACTAAAGTTGAACTTTTAAGAGTAATAAGACTAACCTGAGGTTTGACTTCTACAATGTGTTGCCCACTCTTGACAGAAACTGGCTCATTGGCAAGAACACTTTCCAGGTGATCTAAAAGTTCCTTGGCCTGGCACGACCCGAAATCAGGATCCGCGTAAAGGTAGTTCCAAACAAGCGCACTCTCTTTAGTTTCGATTGTCGAGCCATCGGTTGTCTCGGTATACAATTGCATAACGGGTTCTGCAATCTGTTTCCAGTCGAAATCCGTCACACCTACACACGTCTCCCAATCTGCTGTATGATTTGGCCTGAAAGAAATGCAATCAAATTCACAATACCTGGTAAGATTGGAGATGAATAGATGAACCGAAATTGCAAAAAGGAAACATCGATTAACCCGACAATGATAGATTTACGACCAAAGAAGTTTATCACTTTACACCCTTCCCCTTTTGGTGCAATATTATAAGGggctgtgagatcccacgtcggtcagagagggaaacgaataagcattctttataagggtgtggaaacttctccctgacagacgcgttctaaaactttgaagggaagtccggaagggaaagcccaaggaggacaatatctgctagcggtgggtttgagctattacaaatgatatcatcagagttagacacgaggcgatgtgccagcgaggaggttgagccccgaaggggggtaaacacgaggcggtgtgccaacaaggaagctggaccccgaagggggtggattgggggatcccatatcgattggaaagggaaacgaaccattttttataagggtgtggaaatctctccctaatagacgcgttttaaaatttcgaggggaagctcagaagggaaagcccaaagagaacggTATCTGTCTACAGAAGCTATAGTATAACAAATTGGAAGAAATAAGGATTGTAATGTGCAACATACCTAAGATAAAAACCATGTTCTGCAGCTAATCCAAGTTTTTCGCACTGTGAAAACCATTCGGTCAGAGTTTTTCGATCCTTTCCGCTAACGAGGAACACGACATTTTTAGGATCTTTACACAGGTTGTTCAGGATTCCAAGGGCTTCTGAAGTTGGATTCATACTAATCGATCCAGGAAGCATCATGATACCATCATAATCTAACAAAATTGCTCGGTGACAGGTTCGTTTATACACCGAAACGATATGATCAACCGAAAGCTTCCTGAAATTCGGATCCAGGGCAATAACTCGAAATCCTAAACCGAAACCTATGCCCCAGCACCTCCTCATTGAATGGTCTCTGCAAGCCCTGCCCAAATCCTGCAAAAAGCTTCGTGCCCAATACGCAACATCGTGCGTACTAACATACCTATAATGCTTTTCATGTCGCAGTTGCTTTTCGGCCTCCGGGATTACCAGGGCAGAGTCCATCGCTTCGGTGACAGCTTCAATATTCCAAGGATTAACACGAATAGCACCACTGAGTGACGGAGAACACCCAATAAACTCAGACAACACGAGCATGCTCTTCTTTGGAGTTGAAGGATTTAGCCCGAGAACATTGTCGAGTTCTTCGTTGCCTTGTCGACATATAATATACTCGTAAGGTATAAGATTCATCCCGTCTCTCACCGCTGTAACAAGGCAGCATTCAGCAATTGCATAATAAGCGTTTCGCTCGTAAAACTGCAAGGGAGTGTTGATCAAAACCACAGGCTCATATCCTGGCCTTCTGAATGTTGCATTAATTCTATCCACCGTTGCAGTAGTTTCAGCCATAACCTCCTGTACATCTTTCCCTCTGCCTCGTGCAGGGTTCGCAATCTGTACCAACACAGCTTTACCCCATCTCTCGGGATGTTGTCGGAGCAATTGTTCGAACGCCAAAAGTTTCAAGCTGATCCCTTTAAATATGTCCATATCATCGACCCCGAGCAAAACAGTTTGACCCTTGAACCGCTCTTGCAATTCAGCAACTTTGGATACTGTCTCAGGCAGATTCAATACATTTTGTAGCTGACCGATATGAATACCGACAGGAAGAATCTTAATACTCACCGTACGACCGTAGTATTCAAGCCCAATGTAGCCTCGCTTAGATTGATAAGACAAACCGAGCATTCGGCTACAGCAAGATAAAAAGTGCCTAGCATAATCAAACGTGTGGAAGCCAATGAGATCAGAGTTCAATAGTGCTCGAAGAAGTTCATCTCTTACGGGAAGGGTTCGGTAAATCTCGGACGAAGGAAATGGACTATGTAGGAAGAATCCGAGCTTCGCCCTGTTAAACCTCTTCCTCAAAAATGTTGGCAAAACCATCAAATGGTAATCATGAACCCAAACAAAGTCATCATCAGGACTAATCACTTCCATAACTTTATCTGCAAATATCTTATTCACCGAAAGATACGCTTGCCAAAGCGACCTATCGAATCGACCACCAAGGTCCGGTGACAAGGGAAGCATATAGTGAAACAATGGCCATAAATGTTGCTTGCAGAATCCATGataaaatttactaaaaagCTCGGGAGGAAGGAACGTCGGGACACACTTGAATCGATCCAAAAGAGTTTGTGCAACATCATCTTGCTCTCTTGGATCAACCTCTTCTCTAAGACAACCAATATAAATCACTTCCACATCTTCTCCAAGTCCATCTTTAAGCTGTAAAAGAAGTGAATCTTCATCCATACTAAACTCCCATTCTCCATTCTCGTCTCGATGTGCTCGAATCGGGAGCTGATTCCCAACAACGATCATACGGTCTTGCGATACCGACGAAAGGGCATCCGAACCAGTGCTGTTGCAGCTATCATCATCAAGTTCAGACAAGACTCCAGCCACAGTAGCCACTCTAGGAAGCCTCTTCTTCTCTCGGCCAAGGCCAAAAGTAGGAGAACAACCACCAGAAGCAAGCTCTAACAAGTTAGAATAAGACCTCGAAACCATTATAAACAGCAACagcaccaaaaaaaaacagatcAAGCTGCTTCAAACCTACACGACAAGCCGACCCAAAACAAGGCAACAGATTCAATCAACCATAGCCAACAAAGATCTAATCCAACAAAACATAGATATATCAGACAAAACATCAAAAAACCAAATCCCAGACATGATAAATGATTTTGAACTAAATTTAGAAGCACCCATCAACGATTATTATGACCTCCAACCTAAAATCAGCAAATGGGTCGGTGTATTTACGCATAGAAATTGATCGAAGAGGcaaaagaacttcaaaatAGAACAGAATGAAtagaaatgaaggaaaaaacgACCCAAATGGTTGAAATTAGAGAGAAAACCCACCATTGAAAGGGGGAGATTCCTTCGATCTTCAACAATGGGGTTGAAGAACCCTTTATTTTTCCTGCTTTTTTAGCACTTTTCAGAGCTCAACAATGGAAGATCTACACTGAAATTGTTTGCCCTTTTTTGTTTGTGCTGCAATGGACAGTGAAGGATGGGACTGGGTACAAAGAATTTGATTCCACTTGaggagagagtgagagattcGTAGTGCTTACACGCGAGTGTCAGGGAGGGTAGAAATTATACACTTAGTAAACAGCTTCCGCGTTGCActaaaatttattcttttcaacGGCTTCCCTttgttattctattttttaattaaattaataaaaatactaaataccttcaaattttttaaaatttaatattctatttttttttaaaattttatagatatttttaaaaaaatttaaacataatattatagtctgatattttaatttttttttattttcaaaaattaaatttataatttttttttatgttttagttaaaaaaaaatgaaatttaaacaaattaattttcaaataacatatgtttttgtttttaaaattcaattaaaatttcaaatttttattcaaaggAAGTGAAagccaaaattaaaaaataaataaaaataaaagaataaaaaatgagttaaaaaatatttattcataaaattattttttaaaatttaattagacggtataatatttaaaaaaattaaatatttagcaattatttagaaggtagaatatttgaaataataacTAGATGAAGAGTCGGGAGAGAGTTTAATATACTTCGCTTtcaaatacataaatatactcaaattttatatttaataagtcggttcaaaatctattaataaaaaataaaaaaatttaatatcctattatatgtttaaattttaaattaatgtttaatatattttataatttcaaataatgttAAGTATTtaggaaattattaaaaatattaaagtttaagaatctaaatatttaaaatttaaaaaaacataataaataattgctaaatttaatattaacttaATATAGGGTTTCATCAACTCTTAAAATTATCCACCTAACCCGACATTCATTGGTTTACTTTCGGCGCGTGATCTACACACACACAtcgaaattaatattaatcaattaagttaatttcatttaataaaataaagaaatatagaaaaaaaaaagtcaaaactcAAAGCCAATGATTGCTCTATTTAggtatataaaaaatacattagttttttcttatttttatattaataaaaaattgcaaTCGTTTTCATGACATGGTCAACTAtttttatagtaattttaataaaaaaatattaatttaaaatttaaaatttattttaaatttttaaacttcttttttaaaaatggaagagtattaatttaatttttttttaagatatttttaaaatataaatattaacaatttctatttaaaattaaaagtaaaagtattttttttagacttttaaaagtttaaaaaatatttttaaataaaatataaaatttatgagtatttttattaatttaaaataaaataatacccATCAAATATTGTGTTgacttttttctattttattttattttttcttagaaaataattgatttgacttgttaaaattaaaagagatacattttaatttctctaagTGCGGTGAGAACACGCGCCTTATGGTCGCGTGAAGTTAGAAATCAATTGTTTAATCATTGGTATGTACATATTTGAACAGAGCCTTGTTTTGTTGTCATTACTGTTTGGTGAAACGAGCCACGTGGCTAGTGATAGGGGGAGCAATCTGGTACGTCTCGGTCCGCTCAAAGTGCCACGTTTCACTACCAGCTTGCCACGTGTCTTCatgattctttttatttaaatagtcATTTACAcatcaaaagttcaaataaaaaaaataaaaaagtaaaaaaaagtaaaccttttaatttttttaaaaaatcaaatatttaattacccatataataattttttttttaattttatattttatctaaaaaatatcttgaaattaaaataaattttttaatcttatgatttttaaagttcaataaaatatttttgatatttttaattttatgatttttaatcttatttgagttataattaatttgacgAGCCACCTGTcttcaataattaataatttatttaatcatatattcttctaatatatttcataattccctcgtatattttcaattacttttgTAATGAAAGTGACTTTACATATCCAACGAtcatattctaaaaataaaaaataataaaataaaaaatgtgtcATTTACCATTAAtgtccaaatttaaaaaagtatttatgaatatattatatcaataatttaaaacattttaattttcattaatttttggaacaaaaattaattagctCGAATTATTTTGcttaaatatatctttaattttttattggttcagataatgataaatttttttaattttaaggatattttttaaacatttttaaaattaaaaagaaaagtattttttttaactttttcaaaagtttaaaaattttatatttttttaagttgatattattaaaactttaaaatatatatatatatatatatattattttttaaataaagtaaaattttgaaaggtatttttattaatttaacaaaaaaaaatatcatagtaatttatttttaaaaaaaaaaatatcatcaaacaAGGTCACGTGgctcttttttttgtttccataaattaaaatttttgaatcaAATGGTTCCAATAAATTGGAACTTGAACCTGGAAGTGGTAGGGCACGTGGGAGACCACCAAAGGCTAttggtttgtttattttaatgaagcctaacaacattataaaaatacgtgtcccattaaattattattgtttgcttcaaatttttgcttcaaaACGGTTTCCCCAAATAAAGCacaaacatatattatatcGGTATAGATTACACGAGACAGAAACGAGTAACACAACTCTTTTGGGCCTAGCGTCTTTATTGTCACTCGtttttttctccaattgatgtgagactCCCGCtaaatccaccctccttgagggcgtccttactggcgcactgcctcgtgtctacctcccattcggggaacagcgagaaggctgacacatcgttcggtgtctatccacctccctttgggacctagcgtccttactggcgcACCGTCTCATGTCTAGAACAGCGAGAatgctagcacatcgtccgatgtctatccacccccctttgaggcccaacatccttactagcgcaccgcctcgtgtctaccccccttcgggtaacagcgagaaggctggcacatcgtccagtgtctatCCATCCCCCTTTAaggcccagcgttcttactAGTGCATTGTCTCGCGTCTAcctccccccccccccccNNNNNNNNNNNNNNNNNNNNNNNNNNNNNNNNNNNNNNNNNNNNNNNNNNNNNNNNNNNNNNNNNNNNNNNNNNNNNNNNNNNNNNNNNNNNNNNNNNNNNNNNNNNNNNNNNNNNNNNNNNNNNNNNNNNNNNNNNNNNNNNNNNNNNNNNNNNNNNNNNNNNNNNNNNNNNNNNNNNNNNNNNNNNNNNNNNNNNNNNNNNNNNNNNNNNNNNNNNNNNNNNNNNNNNNNNNNNNNNNNNNNNNNNNNNNtcccccccccccccccttcggggaacagtgAACAGTGAGAaagctgacacatcgtctggtatctttccacccccctttgggtcCAATGTTCTTACTAAcgcaccgcctcatgtctaccccccttcggggaacagagAGAAGGTTGACAGATTGTTCAGTGTctatccacctccctttggggccagcgtccttactagcgcACCGCCTCGTTTCTACCCCTTTCGGGGAACAATGAGAatgctagcacatcgtccggtgtctatCCACCCTCCTCTAGGACCCAGCATCTTTATTGGTGCCGTCCGGTATctatccacccccctttggggtcctAGCATCCTTACTAGTGcattgcctcgtgtctacccccctttcggggaacagcgagaaggctggcacatcgtctggtgtctatccacccccctttagggcccaacgttcttacTAGTGcatcgcctcatgtctaccccccttcaggggaacagcgagaaggctagcacattgtccggtgtctATCCATCCCCTctagggcccagcgtccttactagcgcACTGCCTCGTTTCTACTCCTTTCGGGGAACAGTGAAAATGCTAGCACATCATCTGGTGTCTATCCccccccctttgggacccagcgtccttattggcgTCGTTCGGTGTctatccacccccctttggggctcagcgtccttactagtgCACcccctcgtgtctaccccccttcagggaacagcgagaaggctgacacatcatccggtgtctatccacccccctttagggcccaacgttcttacTAGTGCATCGCCTCgcgtctaccccccttcgaggaacagtGAACAGTgagaaggttggcacatcATCTAGTGtctatccaccccctttggggcccaatgtccttactagcgcaccgcctcatgtctaccccccttcgggagaACAACGAGAaagctagcacatcgtccggtgtctatccatcccctttggggctcagcgtccttactagcgcaccgcctcgtgtctactccccAGGGGAAATagcaagaaggctgacacattgtCCAGTGTCTACCTCCctaacagcgagaaggctggcacatcgcccggtgtcttactctaataacatttgtaacgacccaaacccaccgctaccacatattattctctttgggctttccctcaagactttaaaatacGTTCgctagggaaggtttccacatccttataaagggtgttttgttctcctccccaaccaagaTAGAACATCACATTTCACCTCCTATTTTATTCATAGTAATTTCATAACGTATTTCTTTTACATAAACTATCGAAAAAAAACTCCTTATATTGCACTAAACACGTGCGTGCAGCATGAATGAAAAACAGTCGAGACgataaaaactttttaattttaccaaTACGAGCATATCTCAACCGGTTAAAAAATGCATTATcgatcaaaatattaaaagttcaaacatTCCCGAAAAACCTAATcggttaaaaaataattttccacCAACCATATATTATAGTTTATATCATTGATAAATTGCACTATAAtgttcattctttttccaCTCCATTTTGTGGTAAGCGTGTGATTTATTAATTGTGGTGTTCCCATtaataaaagtgaaaaaacCATAATATAAGTGATACAATCGTAATGATCAAATAAACTATATGAAATGCTTTATGATAACTTAATCACTATAGTTtaacattaatattaatttaattctatgCTTTTAAAACTTCTATTATTCTTGTTATAGAGTGTTCGAAATTTAATACAAGTCATGTATGGATAGGTCTAAGTGATCATAGCGGACAAAAAACGTGCACTCTCAACCGAATGATTCGAGGTTTGAATCTTCCACCTCcgtgttgaactaaaaaaaagttgtggGCATATGACAGTAATTTTTTaacactaaattaataaatatttttaagtttgtttacaaaaatattcttgaactttcaaaagtttcaataatatccttaaaaataagactttttgaaaattttaagaatattttataattttttaaaaaaatattgatattaatgaaaaactttaaactattttttaaataaaatattaaaattcatttatatatatatatatatatatatatatatatatatatatatatatattattggaaaatatgaatatttgttaaaagCCCAAATACGAAGGGCCCAGATTGGCAACAATGGATCAATTATCGTGGGCCGCAGGCCCAACACTGTGGCTGAGGTCCGCCCTacactcgatttttttttttttactacgaacaataatttcaatttcactCACGTTTGACTTGAAGAGTGAAAAGTCAAACTGACTAACGTGCGAACGGACGGTTCGAGTTGTGTTGTCTTTGGGCGACACTAAAAAATTGGTAGTAAAGAACGAGATCAGCTAGAAATTCATTGATTATGAGACAAGTATGCCGTTATTGAAAGTAGCGATTGTGCTCAATCACGAGCTTCAAACACCTACTTGTTGAATTATACAACCATGTTTTTCTTGGTTGCGCTCGTTCAACACCTACACTCACATGGGAGTGGTTATGCTCAACGATGAGCAAGTTGAGGGGTAGGGCGAAGATTTAGGTAGTGTGACAGGCGGGAACTGAGATAGAGAATATAATCCTCAGACTCGGCCCTATTTAGTTGGAGAAATATGTCTCTACTCCCTCCctattttcttcccaatttgtgatgtcccacattggttgaggagaagaacaaactaccatttataagggtgtggaaactttcccatagcagacgcgttttaaagccttgaggggaagctcgaaagggaaaaactcaaagaggacaatatctgctagcggtggatctgggctgttacaaatggtattagagccagacacaggACGATCTACCAGCCTTCTCGTAGAGCCAGACACAGGACGATCTaccagccttctcgttgttccccgaagggggtagacatgatgcggtgtgccagtaaggacgctaggtccaaagggggtggatttgggggcggtcccacattgatttggaggtaaggacgctaggtccaaagggggtgaatttgggggcggtcccacattgatttggaggaaggaaatagtggggccctgaaggggggtggattgtaatgtCCCACCTTGgtcgggaggagaacaaaccaccctttataagggtatgaaaaccttcccctagtagacgtgttttaaagctttgaggggaaacccgaaagggaaagcccaaagaagacaatattcccctcaaaggaaaagcccaaagaagacaatatctactagcggttcCCCTCAAAgggaagacaatatctactagcggttcCCCTCAAAGGGAAagaatatctactagcggtggatctgggccgttacacaattattaaataaataggtaGGGTCGAAGGCGGGAACGGAACAAGGACAAAAGTATAATCTTCACCCTCGATCCTATTTAGCTCGAGAAGTATCTCTCTACTCCCTTTCGGTTTCTCGTTTGAATGATTTTATAGATATCTCTAGtttaatactaaaaatattatttaaaaaacaaattaaggACTCTCGTTTACCTAATTTTTTACTAGGGAAGAAAAAGCACGCACCTCAAAATAGGAACTGCCGGTCAAAACACCGACACGACGTTGTTGGCAGTCAACATTACGAGACGACGTCGTTCAGTTGCATCGATTTCCATTTAGGGCAACCCGGTCAGCTCCCCTTTGTTTCGCTGCTAGTCCGTACGACCACTCTCAttttcactctctctctctctctgtatatcttcttctcttcatcGTCCTTCTCTCGTATCCGCCattgtttcgttcttctcctccAAAATCATCCGATTCCTCTCTCAACAACTCTCAGTTCATATTCAATTCTAAGTGTTTTACCTCCTGACGATGGAATTTATTCAGTTCCCACAtttcgaaaccctaattttctgAATCTGTGTTCTCTGCTTGAAttgattcttgtttcttaCTTGTCTTGTGTTTGTTGACTGTGAGATGGATGTGACTGCTAATGGCGGCGATTCCGGATTGGCCTCCGGAAGTGATAGTTCTCATCCGACGGTGCCGGCTCCTATTACTAATGTGAACGCGCCTCCGCCGTTTCTGAGTAAGACATATGATATGGTGGATGATCCGGCTACCGATGCAGTTGTGTCCTGGAGCTCTACGAATAATAGCTTTGTGGTTTGGAACCCGCCGGAATTCGCTAGGGATCTTTTGCCCAAATATTTCAAGCATAACAACTTCTCCAGCTTCGTCAGGCAGCTCAATACCTATGTATGATGTTCAGCTTATTTTGTATCTACTTTATGAGTTTTTGTGTtgaattcataattttttttttgtttagttttcaTCGATTTAGTTCGTGTTCAGGATCTCTGCTAATCGATAGTGTCTGGTGGAGTGCGGCCTACTTTGTGGGGATCTAATTAGATTGAGATtggaattaattatatttttagtggCCATCGGGCTGGTGTTTCTTGAAAACAGTGGATGCTTGGAATGGATTGAATTCGTGGGATTGAATTGGTAGTCTGAGTTTTATGTTTTAGGCTGCATTTGTCATTTAAAGCTGCGTTCCTTCTGTCGTTTTTAATGTGTGGACATTTTTCTAGAAATAATTTGACAGTCCGGGTGCGTGTTCTCTAGGGTTTTTTAGATGGTTTTAGACTCGTTGTGTATCAAGAGCTGTATATTATAACATGGGAATTCGGTAGAATCTCTATAGGTAACCCTAGTCAGTTGAATCTAAGATCCCTCATAAGCGCTCTGGATATGCAATCCCTTAGTGCAACTTTTAGGACTTTGTTCTAACAACCTTGTTGAAGAGTGAGA
Encoded here:
- the LOC111809932 gene encoding alpha,alpha-trehalose-phosphate synthase [UDP-forming] 5-like, yielding MVSRSYSNLLELASGGCSPTFGLGREKKRLPRVATVAGVLSELDDDSCNSTGSDALSSVSQDRMIVVGNQLPIRAHRDENGEWEFSMDEDSLLLQLKDGLGEDVEVIYIGCLREEVDPREQDDVAQTLLDRFKCVPTFLPPELFSKFYHGFCKQHLWPLFHYMLPLSPDLGGRFDRSLWQAYLSVNKIFADKVMEVISPDDDFVWVHDYHLMVLPTFLRKRFNRAKLGFFLHSPFPSSEIYRTLPVRDELLRALLNSDLIGFHTFDYARHFLSCCSRMLGLSYQSKRGYIGLEYYGRTVSIKILPVGIHIGQLQNVLNLPETVSKVAELQERFKGQTVLLGVDDMDIFKGISLKLLAFEQLLRQHPERWGKAVLVQIANPARGRGKDVQEVMAETTATVDRINATFRRPGYEPVVLINTPLQFYERNAYYAIAECCLVTAVRDGMNLIPYEYIICRQGNEELDNVLGLNPSTPKKSMLVLSEFIGCSPSLSGAIRVNPWNIEAVTEAMDSALVIPEAEKQLRHEKHYRYVSTHDVAYWARSFLQDLGRACRDHSMRRCWGIGFGLGFRVIALDPNFRKLSVDHIVSVYKRTCHRAILLDYDGIMMLPGSISMNPTSEALGILNNLCKDPKNVVFLVSGKDRKTLTEWFSQCEKLGLAAEHGFYLRPNHTADWETCVGVTDFDWKQIAEPVMQLYTETTDGSTIETKESALVWNYLYADPDFGSCQAKELLDHLESVLANEPVSVKSGQHIVEVKPQGVNKGIVAEHLLQTMKEKGMLPDFVLCIGDDRSDEDMFEVITSAKATLPPGAEVFGCTVGQKPSKAKYYLEDTHEILRMLQGLTHASEHAARAAPQMTTMTTTTTTTPHRVVISESK